In a genomic window of Paraburkholderia phenazinium:
- a CDS encoding lysozyme inhibitor LprI family protein, with translation MSKSKTAVPFVARLLAKPSASLSFCVLAACATLAGNASAASFHCTSKSSASEKIVCQDPQLSSLDDRLNTAYQRARDASLDPRSVESARIEQWLWRQHNCTDKACVQSWYDRRIAELDADYEQAKQAQRDAFEAALVEQKLAPSAADAVRQMKSDPLVAAAAGPVTTPAAK, from the coding sequence ATGTCCAAATCGAAAACTGCTGTTCCTTTCGTTGCCCGGTTGCTTGCCAAACCATCGGCGAGCTTGTCGTTCTGCGTTCTGGCGGCGTGCGCGACGCTTGCCGGTAACGCGTCGGCGGCGAGCTTCCATTGCACGAGCAAGTCGTCGGCATCGGAGAAGATCGTCTGCCAGGATCCGCAACTGTCCAGCCTCGACGATCGCCTCAATACCGCTTACCAGCGCGCCCGGGATGCCAGTCTCGATCCGCGCTCGGTGGAGTCCGCGCGCATCGAGCAATGGCTCTGGCGCCAGCACAACTGTACCGACAAGGCTTGTGTACAGAGCTGGTATGACCGGCGCATCGCCGAACTGGATGCCGACTATGAGCAGGCCAAACAGGCCCAGCGCGATGCTTTCGAAGCGGCGCTGGTGGAGCAGAAGCTGGCTCCGTCCGCGGCAGACGCCGTGCGGCAGATGAAGAGCGATCCCCTCGTGGCAGCCGCAGCCGGCCCGGTCACGACTCCGGCCGCGAAGTGA